Below is a window of Bacteroidota bacterium DNA.
CTTTCATATTTTCCATCACTCTGTCTGTACGCACTTCAGGGTCAAGGGTTTCTGATATCTGAGTTCGTTCCTTTTTATAGTAAAAAGCGTTTTTAAGACTCAAGTCCAGCAGTAGTTTTTTGTCGCCTCTTTGCGGAACGGTAATCTTAATTTCACTTCTTTTTATATCAATTTCAAAAGGGAGTATAAGCTCTTTTGCAAACGTGGGGACAATGTTTCTAATCTCTGCAAAAGCAGCAATAATAAGGTCTTCATCAGTTTCATCAAGATTCTTTTTTATTTCCAGATTTCTTGCCCTTGTGATGATACCATTGGTAACCCTTAGATAGTTTACAAAACCTTTGTTTTTGTCGCTCACCAGACTAAGCACTTCCACATCTTGAATAGAGGGAGGGACGATGGTTGATTTGGCTTGGAATTTTTCAATAATTTCAAGGTGCATCTTGTATTTGTGTGCATCTTCAAATGCAAGTTTGGTGACTGCCTCCTTCATTTGTTTTTTTAGATGCGTTTTGACTTCATTCAAATTCCCTTTGAGGAGAAATTTTATTTGTTCAATATTCTGATTGTAATTATCCTCTGTTTGTAGCCCAACACAAGGTCCCTTGCAATTACCAATATAATATTCTAGACATAATCTGAATTTGCCTTTATTGATATTTTCTTCGCTGAGATTAAGGTTGCAGTTTCGCAACGGATACAATTCCTTGATTAATTCCAACATTACATTCATCATCTTGACAGATGAATAGGGTCCAAAATATTGGCTGCCATCGTTGACAATATTGCGAATTGGGAAAACTCTTGGAAAACGTTCGCGGGTGATTTTGATATAAGGGTACGATTTGTCATCTTTTAGATTGATGTTGTACCGTGGTTTATATTGTTTGATTAAGGAATTCTCGAGCAACAGTGCATCATATTCAGTTTCAACTACGACCGTTTCAATTCGATTAATTTTAGAAACCAGCACTTTAGTCTTATG
It encodes the following:
- the uvrC gene encoding excinuclease ABC subunit UvrC — translated: MSVSVLKDIITNLPNKPGVYKYFDETDTIIYIGKAKNLKKRVSSYFNKNHYENHKTKVLVSKINRIETVVVETEYDALLLENSLIKQYKPRYNINLKDDKSYPYIKITRERFPRVFPIRNIVNDGSQYFGPYSSVKMMNVMLELIKELYPLRNCNLNLSEENINKGKFRLCLEYYIGNCKGPCVGLQTEDNYNQNIEQIKFLLKGNLNEVKTHLKKQMKEAVTKLAFEDAHKYKMHLEIIEKFQAKSTIVPPSIQDVEVLSLVSDKNKGFVNYLRVTNGIITRARNLEIKKNLDETDEDLIIAAFAEIRNIVPTFAKELILPFEIDIKRSEIKITVPQRGDKKLLLDLSLKNAFYYKKERTQISETLDPEVRTDRVMENMKEDLRLTEQPRHIECFDNSNFQGSDAVSACVVFRNGKPSKSDYRHFIVKTITGPNDFATMHEVITRRYKRMLEENQNLPQLIIVDGGKGQLSSAVEALKSLELYGKIAIIGIAKNLEELFYPEDPIPLFLNKKSETLKIIQQMRDEAHRFGITHHRNRRSKTSLSSELDIIFGIGEKTKEVLLQYFKSVNNIKKAELKEIERQIGVKKAHIVFNHFHE